One Syngnathus acus chromosome 13, fSynAcu1.2, whole genome shotgun sequence genomic window carries:
- the foxl2a gene encoding forkhead box protein L2a encodes MMATYQNPDDDAMALMIHDSNTAKEKERPKEEPVQEKVAEKPDPSQKPPYSYVALIAMAIRESSEKRLTLSGIYQYIISKFPFYEKNKKGWQNSIRHNLSLNECFIKVPREGGGERKGNYWTLDPACEDMFEKGNYRRRRRMKRPFRPPPTHFQPGKSLFGGDGYGYLSPPKYLQSSFMNNSWSLGQPPTPMPYTSCQMASGNVSPVKALSAPASYNPYARVQSMALPGMVNSYNGMSHHHHPAHPHHSQQLSPATAAPPPVSAGNGAGLQFACSRQPAELSMMHCSYWEHESKHSALHTRIDI; translated from the coding sequence ATGATGGCCACTTACCAAAACCCGGACGATGACGCAATGGCATTGATGATCCACGATAGCAACACCGCGAAGGAGAAAGAGCGGCCCAAAGAAGAGCCGGTCCAGGAAAAAGTCGCGGAGAAGCCGGATCCGTCTCAGAAGCCTCCGTATTCCTATGTGGCCCTCATTGCGATGGCCATCCGGGAGAGCTCCGAGAAGCGGCTTACTCTGTCTGGTATTTACCAGTACATCATCAGTAAGTTTCCATTctatgagaaaaacaaaaagggctGGCAGAACAGTATCCGGCACAACCTGAGTCTCAACGAGTGCTTCATCAAGGTTCCGCGGGAGGGCGGCGGGGAAAGGAAGGGCAACTACTGGACCCTCGACCCGGCTTGCGAGGACATGTTCGAGAAGGGCAACTACCGAAGGCGCCGCCGAATGAAGCGACCGTTCCGGCCGCCGCCCACGCACTTTCAGCCGGGGAAGTCCTTGTTCGGAGGGGACGGCTACGGCTATCTGTCTCCACCCAAGTACCTGCAGTCCAGCTTCATGAATAACTCGTGGTCGCTGGGCCAGCCGCCCACCCCGATGCCCTACACGTCCTGTCAGATGGCCAGCGGAAATGTGAGCCCGGTCAAGGCTCTGTCCGCCCCCGCCTCCTACAACCCCTACGCGCGGGTGCAGAGCATGGCGCTCCCGGGGATGGTGAACTCTTACAACGGCATgagccaccaccaccacccagcCCACCCGCACCACTCTCAGCAGCTGAGCCCGGCCACCGCCGCGCCGCCCCCAGTCTCGGCCGGCAACGGGGCCGGCCTTCAGTTCGCTTGCTCCCGTCAGCCCGCGGAGCTGTCCATGATGCACTGCTCGTATTGGGAACACGAGAGCAAACACTCTGCCTTGCACACGAGGATTGATATTTAA